The Reinekea forsetii genome contains the following window.
ATATAGCTGGCCAACTCGGTCTGCTTGAGCAAGAAGTGTTCGCTGTCGCAACAGCGTATGGGAATACCCAAGTCTAAGGCTTTCAATAGTTCGGCGAGACGATATTCATCGGGTTGCTGATAGTCAAAGTGTTCAATGCCGTGCTCCGTGCACAGGGCGGCAATCAAGCTATTGAGGTCTGCAAAGCCTGCGGTGTCGTCCAATGTCAGATGGCGAACCTGATGACCTGCCGACCGGAGCGCATTGGCAAAGCCTTCGATGGCGGCAAAAAAGGCGCAAACCTTTTGGATGTGATGACGGACATAGGTTGCCTCTTGGTGCAGCTCGGCGATGACATAGAGCACGCCCTCATCCTGCTCTTGATACCAAGAATGATGGGCATTGAGTTGGTCACCGAGAATAAGCCGAAGGCTGTGATAGGTTTTCATGGTCATGGCTGCTTTTTAATAAGGAATGAACTTAGATCGGCCAACCGACGGCGTCGACTGAATCTAAGGGCAGTAACGTTTGGTCGCTGGCCCAGCGTTGGACAAACTCACCGTCCGGGTCATAAATTTTAGCCTGTTTGCGCAAATCGAAGTGGCGGTGCCCGCGCGGGTCGGCACCGACCCCCGCCAGATACTGCCAATTGCCCCAGTTCGAGGCAACATCATAGTCTATCAGCTGTTCCTCCAAATAGGCCGCACCATGACGCCAGTCTAAGCCGAGCTCATGCACAAAGCAGCTGGCCACCAATTGGCGGCCTCTATTGGACAGATAGCCGGTGGCATTGAGGGATTTCATACAGGCGTTAATAAGGGGGTAGGGCGTATTGCCGACACACCATTTTTTGAACCGTTCTGGGTAAAAGCTGGTCGCCGGCGCGCTCTGGTTAATGCCGGCAAAGGCAAATAGGCGTTGTGAATATTTGTGGCCGTACCATTGAAAATACTCACGCCATAGCAGTTCAAAGAAAATCCAGTAGGTCGAATCATTGGCGCCGACCCGTGCTTCATATTGTTGCAGCTGCTGCAGAATACGGCGCACCGAGAGCGAGCCGTTGGCCAGCCAGGGTGAGAATTTTGTCGAATAATCCAGGCCATCTAAGCCATTGCGCGTCTGCTTATAATCGCTTGCCAGATCCCGGGCGAAGTAACCTCTAAGATGCGCCTGTCCGGCATGAGCTCCTCCAGTAAACAGAGGCGAGGTGTCGGTGCTGGCGGGGAAGTGTTCTTGCCAAACCGTTTGCCAGGCCAGATCGGCTACTCGCGCGGGCGCAGGCAGTGAGCTGGGCGCAGCAAGTGGCGCCGCGATCAACGTAGTGATTTTTTGCCGCTCAATCAGGCGCCGAAAACCGGAAAAACTATCGGGCAATTGGTCCAGCGCGAAGGGCAGTTGCGCCGGCTCAAACAGGGTATGGGTATGGCATTCGGTGAAGCTAAGTTGGCTGTAGCGCTTCGCCAAGGTCTGCCAAAGAGTGTTTTCATAGTGGCCGACATGGTTAGAGCGATAGAGATGGGTAATGTTATGCACGGTGATCAGTTGCGCAATGGCCTCCAGAGGAGACTCTAGGCGGACCACCAACCTCTGACCGTAGTGGTTGAGCTGGGCGTCTAAATCTTCCAGTGACGCAAATAAAAACTCTCGCCGATGGGCTGATAGCCCGGCCGGCAGCTTCGAGCCCGGCCCGGTTACTAAGGTTTCTGCGCAGTACAGGCAGATTAGCGTGTCGACTTCAGCCGCAGCCCGCAAGAGTGCGGCGTTATCGTCTACACGAAGATCATGGTTAAACCAAAACAGGCCGACCTTGTTCATATGCGAGTTTCTCCGCGCCAGCGCGCTGATTGAAATAAATGAGTCGGGTAATTACGCCGCAGGCCGCCATTTAGACTTATGCGCGGGTCGGGTAAAGGCATCTGAATCACCCCGCCAGCCGTATATCTGCACCAATCATCCCGATAACGAAAAACCCTATGGTTGAACAAGTGCCCCCAGCCACCAAGCGATACCCTCTGACCTCACTGCTCGGCGATCTGGGTGTACTGCCCTTTGTGCTACTCGCAGGCCTAATGGTTCAGGCCGCTTTGAGTGGTTTGGGCTGGTACAGCGCGGTGCTGTTCGGACTGTCGGCGGCGCAGGGTTTTATGGCCTACAGTGCGGTCATTC
Protein-coding sequences here:
- a CDS encoding DASH family cryptochrome; this encodes MNKVGLFWFNHDLRVDDNAALLRAAAEVDTLICLYCAETLVTGPGSKLPAGLSAHRREFLFASLEDLDAQLNHYGQRLVVRLESPLEAIAQLITVHNITHLYRSNHVGHYENTLWQTLAKRYSQLSFTECHTHTLFEPAQLPFALDQLPDSFSGFRRLIERQKITTLIAAPLAAPSSLPAPARVADLAWQTVWQEHFPASTDTSPLFTGGAHAGQAHLRGYFARDLASDYKQTRNGLDGLDYSTKFSPWLANGSLSVRRILQQLQQYEARVGANDSTYWIFFELLWREYFQWYGHKYSQRLFAFAGINQSAPATSFYPERFKKWCVGNTPYPLINACMKSLNATGYLSNRGRQLVASCFVHELGLDWRHGAAYLEEQLIDYDVASNWGNWQYLAGVGADPRGHRHFDLRKQAKIYDPDGEFVQRWASDQTLLPLDSVDAVGWPI